The segment ATCGCAGCGCCTGAACGTCACCGCGTCGAACCTCGCGAACGCCGACAGCGCCACCGGCCCCGACGGCAAGCCGTACAAGGCCAAGCAGGTGGTGTTCGCGACCGACCCGATGGGCGGCGCGCGCACCGCGTCCGGCCAGGGCGTGGGCGGCGTGCGCGTGACGAAGGTGGTCGACGACCCGTCGCCGATGAAGTCGACCTACGACCCGGCGAACCCGGCCGCCGACGCGAACGGCTACGTGCAGATGCCGAACGTCGACCCGGTGCAGGAGATGGTGAACATGATCTCGGCGTCGCGCTCGTACCAGGCCAACGTCGAGACGCTGAACACCGCGAAGACGCTGATGCTCAAGACGCTGACGATCGGCTCGTGAGCCGCGCGCCGACCGACCTTACAGACCCGACAGACCCGACAGACCCGACAGACCCGACAGTTCCGATACAAGGCCACCCAGGATGACTTCCTCCAGCACGACGATCGGCAGCAGCGGCACGAACGTGTCGACCTTGCCGACCGACACGATGAACACCAACAACGTGTCGTCGACCAACGGCACGTCGGCGAGCGACCTGCAGGCGACGTTCCTGAAGCTGCTCGTCACGCAGTTGCAGAACCAGGATCCGACGAGCCCGGTCGACAGCTCGCAGATGACGTCGCAGCTTGCGCAGATCAACACGGTGAGCGGCATCGCGCAGTTGAACACGTCGCTCACGTCGCTGTCGACGCAGCTCGCGGCCGGCCAGCAGACGCAGGCCGCGCTGCTGATCGGCACGAACGTGCTCGCGCCGGGCAACAGCGTCGCGGTGAAGAGCGGCGCGGCGTCGCCGTTCGGCGTGTCGCTGGCGAGCTCGGTGTCGAACCTGACGATCACCGTGAAGAACTCGGCGGGCGCCGTCGTGAACACGATCAACGCGGGCGCGCAGTCGGCCGGCACCGTGCCGTTCAACTGGACGCCGACCGACGCGGCGGGCAATGCGCTGCCGGACGGCAAGTACACGATCAGCGCGTCGTATCCCAACAGCGCCGGCACGCCGCAGGCGGCCGCGACGCTCGCGTCCGCGCAGGTGCAGAGCGTGATCAAGCAGGCGGACGGCACGGCGGGGCTCGTGCTGTCGAACGGCACGACGGTGGGGCTCACCCAGGTCGCGTCGATCTTCCCGAACACCACATCGTCCACGGCGTCTTCGTCGTCGTCCGGCGGCACCACTACCAACTGATCCAACTGATCGAGCTTTCTCGAAACGGAGACCGAAATGGGTTATCAACAGGGTCTGAGCGGCCTCGCCGGCGCATCGAACGCGCTCGACGTGATCGGCAACAACATCGCGAACGCGAACACGACCGGCTTCAAGTCGAGCACCGCGCAGTTCTCCGACATGTACGCGAACTCGGTCGCGACGTCGGTCAACACGCAGATCGGCATCGGCACGTCGCTGAACTCGGTGCAGCAGCAGTTCGGCCAGGGCACGATCAATACGACGAACTCGTCGCTCGACGTCGCGATCAACGGCAACGGCTTCTTCCAGATGTCGAACAACGGCGTGACGACGTATTCGCGCGACGGCACGTTCCAGCGCGACAAGAACGGCTACATCGTCAATGCGCAGGGCATGAACCTGATGGGTTACATGGCCGACAAGAGCGGCGTGATCAACACCGCGCAGACCGTGCCGCTGCAGGCGCCGACGACCAACATCGCGCCGACCGCGACGACCAAGATCACCGGCCAGTTCAACCTGAACTCGCAGGACACGGTGCCGGCCAAGACGCCGTTCAGCGCGACCGACACCACGACCTACAACTACTCGACGTCGATCCAGGTGTACGACTCGCTCGGCGGTTCGCAGGCGGTCAACATGTACTTCGTGAAGTCGGCGGCCGGCGCGTGGGAAGCGTACGCGGGCGTCCAGGGCGGCGCCACGACCGATCTCGGCACGGTCACGTTCAATTCGGCCGGCGCGATCCAGAGCACGACGCTGCCGGGCTCGGCCACGCCGACCACGTCGCTCGGCCAGTTCCAGTTCACCGTGCCGAACACCGATGGCTCGGCGACGCCGCAGAGCCTCACGCTCGACCTGACCGGCACGACGCAGTACGGCGGCAAGGACGGCGTGAACAACCTCGCGCAGGACGGCTACGCGAGCGGCACGCTGACGACCTACTCGATCGGCACCGACGGCAAGCTGACCGGCAACTACTCGAACGGCCAGACCGCCGTGCTCGGCCAGATCGCGCTCGCGAACTTCAACAACCCGAACGGGCTGGTCAACCTCGGCGGCAACCAGTATGCGGAATCCGCCGCATCGGGCGTGCCGCAGATCTCCGCGCCGGGCAGCACGAACCACGGCACGCTGCAGGGCAGCGCGCTCGAGAACTCGAACGTCGACCTCACGTCGCAGCTCGTCAACCTGATCACCGCGCAGCGCAACTACCAGGCGAACGCGCAGACGATCAAGACGCAGCAGACCGTCGACCAGACGCTCATCAACCTGTGACGCACGGATAACCGGCAGCCATGGACCGACTGATCTACACGGCGATGACGGGCGCGTCGCAGGCGCTCGACCAGCAGGCGACAGTCGCGAACAATCTCGCGAACGCGTCGACGACGGGCTTTCGCGCGCAGCTCGCGACGTATCGCGCGGTACCGATGAATTTCGGCGACGGCAGCGCGATCGACCCGACGACGACGCGCACCTACGTGCTCGCGTCGACGCCCGGCGCGGATTTCGCGCCGGGTCCGATCACGCGCACCGGCAATCCGCTCGACGTCGCCGTGCAGGGCGCCGGCTGGCTGTCGGTGCAGACGGCCGACGGTAGCGAGGCGTACACGCGCGCCGGCAACCTGCACGTCGACGAGAACGGCCAGCTCGTCAACGCGAGCAACCTGCCGGTGGTCGGCAACGGCGGCCCGATCTCGGTGCCGCCGAACGCGGAAGTGACGATCGGCAAGGACGGCACCGTTTCCGCGCTGATGCCGGGCGACCCGCCGACGGCGGTCGCGATCGTCGACCAGATGAAGCTCGTCAATCCCGATCCGGCCACGCTCACGCGCGGCAACGACGGGTTGTTCCGCACCGCCGACGGCAATCCGGCCGACGCCGACACGAACGTGGTCGTCACGCCGAATTCGATCGAAGGCAGCAACGTCAACCCGGTGAGCGCGATGGTCGCGATGATCGACAACGCGCGCGCGTTCCAGCTTCAGTCGAAGCTGATCCAGACGGCCGACCAGAACGAGCAGTCGGCGAACCAGCTGCTCAACTTCAGCTGAGCGCCCGCGCCAGCCCACGCAGGAGACCTTACAAGTGAACCGTTCGCTCTACATCGCCGCCACCGGCATGAATGCGCAGCAGGCGCAGATGGACGTGATTTCGAACAACCTCGCGAACACCAGCACGAACGGCTTCAAGGCGTCGCGCGCGGTGTTCGAGGATCTGCTTTACCAGACGATCCGCCAGCCCGGCGCGAACTCGACGCAGCAGACCGAGCTGCCGTCGGGCCTGCAGCTCGGTACCGGCGTGCAGCAGGTCGCGACCGAGCGCCTGTACACGCAGGGCGGCCTCACGCAGACCGGCAACTCGAAGGACGTCGCGATCAACGGCTCGGGCTTCTTCCAGGTGCTGATGCCGGACGGCACGAACGCGTACACGCGCGACGGCTCGTTCCAGACCAACGCGCAGGGCCAGCTCGTCACGTCGAGCGGCTACCAGATCCTGCCGGCAATCACCGTGCCGCAGAACGCGCAGTCGCTGACGATCGGCAAGGACGGCGTCGTGTCGGTCACGCAGCCGGGCTCGGGCAACGCGGTGCAGATCGGCTCGCTGCAGATCGCGACCTTCATCAACCCGGCCGGCCTCGAGGCGCGCGGCGAGAACCTGTTCTCCGAGACGACGTCGTCGGGCGCGCCCAACGTGTCGCAGCCGGGGCTGAACGGCGCGGGCGTGCTCAACCAGGGTTATGTCGAAGCGTCGAACGTGAACGTCGTGCAGGAGCTCGTCAACATGATCCAGACGCAGCGTGCCTACGAGATCAACAGCAAGGCCGTGACGACGTCCGACCAGATGCTGCAGACCGTCACGCAGATGAAGACCTAACCGGAACACCCCGTCGTCGCCATGAAGCAGGTTCGCCTCCTCCCGTCAGCCACCGTCCGCGCCGCATGCGCGGTCGCGGTGGCGGCGCTCGCCGGTTGCGCGCAGATCCCGCGCGATCCGATCATCCAGCAGCCGATGACGGCGCAGCCGCCGACGCCGATGTCGATGCAGGCGCCCGGCTCGATCTTCAACCCCGGCTACGCGGGGCGGCCGCTGTTCGAGGATCAGCGGCCGCGCAACATCGGCGACATCCTGACGATCGTGATCGCGGAGAACATCAACGCGACGAAATCGTCGGGCGCGAACACGAACCGGCAGGGCAACACCGACTTCAACGTGCCGACGGCCGGCTTCCTCGGCGGGCTGTTCGCGAAGGCGAACCTGTCGGCGTCCGGCAACAACAAGTTCGCGGCGACGGGCGGCGCGAGCGCGGCGAACACGTTCAACGGCACGATCACGGTGACCGTCACCAACGTGCTGCCGAACGGCAACCTCGTCGTCAGCGGCGAGAAGCAGATGCTGATCAACCAGGGCAACGAATTCGTGCGCTTCTCGGGCGTCGTCAACCCGAACACGATCTCGGGCGCGAACTCCGTCTTCTCGACGCAGGTCGCCGACGCGCGGATCGAATACTCGGCGAAGGGCTACATCAACGAAGCCGAGACGATGGGCTGGCTGCAGCGCTTCTTCCTCAACATCTCGCCGTGGTGATGACGATGCAGAAGACCCTGTCCAGCCGCCTGTCGTCCCGCGCGCAAGCCTTCGCGCGGCTCGCCGTCGCGTTCGTGGCCGCGGCCTGCGTGTTCGGCGCGGCGCCCGCGCACGCGGAACGCCTGAAGGATCTCGCGCAGATCCAGGGCGTGCGCGACAACCCGCTGATCGGCTATGGCCTCGTCGTCGGTCTCGACGGCACGGGCGACCAGACGATGCAGACGCCGTTCACGACGCAGACGCTCGCGAACATGCTCGCGAACCTCGGCATCTCGATCAACAACGGGTCGGCCAACGGCGGTTCGTCGTCGCTGAACAACATGCAGCTGAAGAACGTCGCGGCCGTGATGGTGACCGCCACGCTGCCGCCGTTCGCGCGGCCCGGCGAGGCGCTCGACGTGACCGTGTCGTCGCTCGGCAATGCGAAGAGCCTGCGCGGCGGCACGCTGCTGCTCACGCCGCTGAAGGGCGCGGACGGGCAGGTGTACGCGCTCGCGCAGGGCAACATGGCGGTCGGCGGCGCGGGGGCCAGCGCGAACGGCAGCCGCGTGCAGGTGAACCAGCTCGCGGCCGGCCGGATCGTCGGCGGCGCGATCGTCGAGCGTTCGGTGCCGAACGCGATCGCGCAGATGAACGGCGTGCTGCAACTGCAACTGAACGACATGGACTACGGCACCGCGCAGCGGATCGTG is part of the Burkholderia pyrrocinia genome and harbors:
- the flgF gene encoding flagellar basal-body rod protein FlgF, which produces MDRLIYTAMTGASQALDQQATVANNLANASTTGFRAQLATYRAVPMNFGDGSAIDPTTTRTYVLASTPGADFAPGPITRTGNPLDVAVQGAGWLSVQTADGSEAYTRAGNLHVDENGQLVNASNLPVVGNGGPISVPPNAEVTIGKDGTVSALMPGDPPTAVAIVDQMKLVNPDPATLTRGNDGLFRTADGNPADADTNVVVTPNSIEGSNVNPVSAMVAMIDNARAFQLQSKLIQTADQNEQSANQLLNFS
- a CDS encoding flagellar basal body P-ring protein FlgI, whose protein sequence is MQKTLSSRLSSRAQAFARLAVAFVAAACVFGAAPAHAERLKDLAQIQGVRDNPLIGYGLVVGLDGTGDQTMQTPFTTQTLANMLANLGISINNGSANGGSSSLNNMQLKNVAAVMVTATLPPFARPGEALDVTVSSLGNAKSLRGGTLLLTPLKGADGQVYALAQGNMAVGGAGASANGSRVQVNQLAAGRIVGGAIVERSVPNAIAQMNGVLQLQLNDMDYGTAQRIVSAVNSSFGPGTATALDGRTIQLAAPADSAQQVAFMARLQNLDVSPDKAAAKVILNARTGSIVMNQMVTLQSCAVAHGNLSVVVNTQPVVSQPGPFSNGQTVVAQQSQIQLKQDNGALKMVTAGANLADVVKALNTLGATPADLMSILQAMKAAGALRADLEVI
- the flgC gene encoding flagellar basal body rod protein FlgC; this encodes MPSLMNIFGVAGSALSAQSQRLNVTASNLANADSATGPDGKPYKAKQVVFATDPMGGARTASGQGVGGVRVTKVVDDPSPMKSTYDPANPAADANGYVQMPNVDPVQEMVNMISASRSYQANVETLNTAKTLMLKTLTIGS
- the flgE gene encoding flagellar hook protein FlgE, which translates into the protein MGYQQGLSGLAGASNALDVIGNNIANANTTGFKSSTAQFSDMYANSVATSVNTQIGIGTSLNSVQQQFGQGTINTTNSSLDVAINGNGFFQMSNNGVTTYSRDGTFQRDKNGYIVNAQGMNLMGYMADKSGVINTAQTVPLQAPTTNIAPTATTKITGQFNLNSQDTVPAKTPFSATDTTTYNYSTSIQVYDSLGGSQAVNMYFVKSAAGAWEAYAGVQGGATTDLGTVTFNSAGAIQSTTLPGSATPTTSLGQFQFTVPNTDGSATPQSLTLDLTGTTQYGGKDGVNNLAQDGYASGTLTTYSIGTDGKLTGNYSNGQTAVLGQIALANFNNPNGLVNLGGNQYAESAASGVPQISAPGSTNHGTLQGSALENSNVDLTSQLVNLITAQRNYQANAQTIKTQQTVDQTLINL
- the flgD gene encoding flagellar hook assembly protein FlgD produces the protein MNTNNVSSTNGTSASDLQATFLKLLVTQLQNQDPTSPVDSSQMTSQLAQINTVSGIAQLNTSLTSLSTQLAAGQQTQAALLIGTNVLAPGNSVAVKSGAASPFGVSLASSVSNLTITVKNSAGAVVNTINAGAQSAGTVPFNWTPTDAAGNALPDGKYTISASYPNSAGTPQAAATLASAQVQSVIKQADGTAGLVLSNGTTVGLTQVASIFPNTTSSTASSSSSGGTTTN
- the flgH gene encoding flagellar basal body L-ring protein FlgH; its protein translation is MKQVRLLPSATVRAACAVAVAALAGCAQIPRDPIIQQPMTAQPPTPMSMQAPGSIFNPGYAGRPLFEDQRPRNIGDILTIVIAENINATKSSGANTNRQGNTDFNVPTAGFLGGLFAKANLSASGNNKFAATGGASAANTFNGTITVTVTNVLPNGNLVVSGEKQMLINQGNEFVRFSGVVNPNTISGANSVFSTQVADARIEYSAKGYINEAETMGWLQRFFLNISPW
- the flgG gene encoding flagellar basal-body rod protein FlgG yields the protein MNRSLYIAATGMNAQQAQMDVISNNLANTSTNGFKASRAVFEDLLYQTIRQPGANSTQQTELPSGLQLGTGVQQVATERLYTQGGLTQTGNSKDVAINGSGFFQVLMPDGTNAYTRDGSFQTNAQGQLVTSSGYQILPAITVPQNAQSLTIGKDGVVSVTQPGSGNAVQIGSLQIATFINPAGLEARGENLFSETTSSGAPNVSQPGLNGAGVLNQGYVEASNVNVVQELVNMIQTQRAYEINSKAVTTSDQMLQTVTQMKT